CCAGGATGACATTGTAGAGACAATTCGATAAAATTATGGTACATAGGGCCTCTATAGGGTATATCCAGAGAGAGATATAGAAAATGATAATTGATGGCTTAAAGTTTCAATTACAGAACCGACACATAGACGAGGAATCTCCAAGGATCTCAAGCTACATTAACATTTACTGATTGGACACCTCaatttttcatatgaaaatataattttcacacCAACCACTATTAAAATATAGAATTATGAAATCCTCTACTCACCTCACTTAATAATAGTTGCAACAAAGCCAGAAAATTCTTGCTATCCGCCAGCACATATTTGCTATAGTTCTTGAAACACGACTCCAGTGTGTAAAAGTCTCGCCAGTTGTGCACGCCCAAACGTCCATCACACATGGCGCGACAAATCAGAGCATAAACCACGCCGGGATCTTGCAACCGCGTTGATTCCAAAATGCAACTACTTTTCTGCCGCTCCACCGCAGAGGCATCACCACCTTCCATGCTTCGCGCAAAAGCGCCACCGTCCATTTGCTGGGCACAACGTTcgcgtaacaacaacaaagctacAACATGCTGCAACTCAGTGGCATCCACGAATTTCTCCAACATGCCCAACACCACCTCCTTCTGTGTATCCAACTCTCGACTATTCGCCAAAAGCGCTTCAGCCGCGGCAGCAGCGGCGGCCGACTCCTCAGCAGCATGCCGACGTTGTTGTACCGGCGAACGTGTAACTGGACTTTGGAAGGGTGCCCGATAGTCGGCTAACGTGTTGAGTGCGGCACTGCCACCGACGGGCGGCATGAAGAAGATCTCGTAGGAGAGCGATTTGAGCGCGAGCACAGCGCAGTCGAGCACCGCATTGTTGGCCAGTAAGTTGTTGGTGATGCTGATGATTTTCGGTATCGTTATAAGTTTGCGATCGCTCTTGTGTGTCAACTGTATAAGGAATTTAATCATAGGCGGAATGATGACCGGGCCATTTCTGTAATAGCGGTAGAAATGGAAATAGAGTTTTAGAAGTGTTTAAATTGAGGTTATgccaaaattttacttaattagctaaatttattgataaagaCTACTTTTTTAAAGGATAGTCGGCAATAAGAGTTATCAATGATTTACGAATAATGTTAAGTGACGCTGCTGAAATAATAGTCAGTCTGATGCTCATTGACAAGTTATCTGTGCGGTCTATAGgagccaaaagagaagagagTCAAAAGCTTAACAATATGGCAACCTCACTCAAAGGACAGTGGATCCACAGACTGATAGCGGACATTCATTCGTGGATAGGCAGACGACATTAGGACCTGGATTttcacctaacccaaatactaagtgaatatgggtgctttagaagctatccgtacagattccagcacgacatcATTTTGAAGACTTTGagcatgtattcttttattgcctTCGCTCTTTAagtacaagggaaaaacttaaaactacactcagtggtagttttacggtggaaaatttaACGAATGTGTGAGACTACTGAGAACtagaaagctgtcagcgaagcggcagcctCAATCATGATAAAACTGAGACATACTATATAGAGCagattaggcgtccgtcagttcGTGCCATAGAGGAGGCTTAAATGTATTCTCATTCCGACGAAGTAATTCTTAATCTGACGGTTCCGCGGGAAAGCCtagagttgggagtaggttaggtttagcggattaaagttccgcactccggcttttgatAAAAGAGCTCTACACATACAAGTACTTGTAGTCCTATCCTATCATAGAACCCAAATCTATATTATACTAAATTACATACAATTATTTTGGGAATATTTTCGGACGATACAACGAGACATTGATTGGTGATTTCATAGCGACCAAAAGCAGTCGAGATTTACAAGCTTCTCCTTAGGCAAATTTTGACTAGCATAAACAGTAACAGTAATCTCTTGTTGCCTTGTATAAACTATGATCAGGATGTATACAAATCTCGCAATCAAGTTCATTCAGTTTCTGGCGAGTCACCATCGATGTGTGTGGCCATGGCATAATGGAACACACTTTCTGCGCGATTTTTTCTTCATACTGTCcaattttgaaaagtaaagcTCCGAACTAAGAGCTTAGTCGTAGAGGATTAGCACATAGCAGATGATTTTCTGCCAAAAAAACTGAACTTCTTTAAAAACGTATATTAagatatacagggtttgtccggaaattaataggactgattttcttcccccacgactgtacttcggagcgtacgcgcaccgactggattcggtagagtaGATTGTAGCTAACGAACGatcggctggtcagttgtctccgagcacttgGACAGTCAGGACaagcgacgtgtttctgtgagtggtgcaagccgaaaatgcagtgttcgttagagcagaggttcgcgattaaattctgtatgaaactcggtaaatctgcgacagagacgtctGATacgatcaagcaggcttacccagatgttgctttggCAGGAAATGGTGTGTGTGATGAAGACCGCgatgggagacctgcgacttcgataAAAACCGACAATAGGACCCGTTTGAGCACAGTTTTGTACACAGACTGTCGACTAAGTGTttgtttaattgcccagatgttaaatttatcaaaatgtatagttcatgacattgtgacagagcacttgaacatgcgtaAGGTGTGCCCAGCCGATTGGATGTtacaccacgacaacgcccggCTTACgtcgcctttcttgtgaacagctacctaaccaaggccggcatcctaACGTATTCGCAAATGTGGCGGCCcggactttttttttattttctggcCCGAAAAGGCCGATCAAAGACAAtcattttgagacgacaaaatggatccaagcagcatgcaactcggctctgaaggctattccggagaatacctttcatgacgccttcaatgcttggaaatcgcgctggcagcgctgcatcgacgcagaagtagcctattttaaaagtttttaaagaattgtaacgattggttcaatcattttttttaaatcgactcagtcctttaactttccggacaaaccctgtagacCCCGAAATAGACGATCAAGCGGCCGAATATAGTGGCAAAGGTgtccgaagccgaaaaaacacgtcaaatcAGTTCAGTAGGTTTGGTACACTTCGAATCCCAtccgaccagccaaactgtcaacaaggaatattatttgagtctTATGCGACGTTTGTGCGAAGCTATACGTAAAAGGAGGCCGCAATTATGGGTCGAAAATTCTTGGTTTTTGTACCACGATAATGCAACGTCGCATACCGCACTGATTCTTCGTGagattttcgccaaattttcaacgaTTATCATGCCGCAACCTGGCTCTTCAGCAAACTCGAACAATCGTTTCGGGGAAATCGTGTTGCGTCAATttaagacattaaacgtgaaacGTTACGAAGGCTTttccgaaaattgactttaatagttgtttcgaggattggaaaacaCATTGGTTCAAGTATCGGACTCGGACGACATACGAGTAGATTTAGaagattaaattaataatttaaaaattatgaacaaaattttacttttttgttcaaagtagTAAAACTTCACTCGAACATCAAACACTTGTTCATCATTTATTGTtagcaattaatatttaatcACTTAATTCCAATTTGAATGACAAATTTCTTCTAGGCTTTAAATTttatcgacatacatacatacatacatacatatgtatatgtccgtatgaatgtgtgtatggcTGTGTGCGTGAGCTTAACTCGACAAACTGGCGAGTCTAATTTCCATAGAAAATCCTTTAAAATGCTTTAGGCTCACTTTGCCAGCCAACTGCCGCAactgaatatgtttgtatgcgccTAGTATTgcagctacacacacacacgcacacatcaATTCGCACCGATATTTGAGTGATATTTGAATTTCAAATGCATCCGCACCGGCCAaagataacattttattttcgaattgaaaacgaaaataatCCTGCAGCTTCAgccgcaacaacagcaaacgcacacacacacacaccaaccaacacacacgcacaacaACGTTTAGGTGCACGGTGTTTTGGTGTTTTCGAACAGCAACCACAACCACAGCCAGGGTCACACCAGCGCAGCAGACAGCCAGCAAACAGGCGAATTTTCATTGTTTCCGGCAACGCTTCCTGTTTCCTGCGCTCCCCTCGCCCGCTACTCACCAGCAGAGCTCATcactcgcatatacatatacacacatacactcacacataggcaaatatattatataaataggcAACAACTATggagtatatatgtagatacatttgAGGCATGCCACAGCAACAAATCAACATGCAACTTGCAACATTCAGCAATCAGCATTCAACACTCACCTGACGAtgccattttcaattaaatccaaattgtttaaaatctgatcaaatattacatttttcgaGTCCAACACACTGTAAGTGACATTGAGTTCCAGCAACTGTGACAACAACTCCAATATGGGCGCCTGGACACGGGCATTCGATTTGAGGAAAAGCTGAAAATATGCGAGAATTtacaaatgcaattttattcattcattttccTAGTACTTGTCTGCGTTTAGTATTTAGTAGTGTGTAGGTCTGTTTGTGTGCGAGTGTTAGTGTGTGTAggtatgtgtgcgtgcataaATCAATATATTAGGTAGTAGTTAGCAGTgtgtaaataataaatgtttacaCTGAAAGCTGTGCGGCAAATCTGTTGAGGGATCATTTCAATCAACTCACCAACTCACCAACTCGCCGTTGCCACACAGGCACCAAAACACAGCTAGCAGTTCTTGTGGCCTTTTTGATTATATTAATGGCCGTCTGACCAAGTCAATGTTGCAACTTGTGTGCCGCATACAGCAAATGAGTAGTACTGTAGCTCAAGTGGAGGAGGTTTAGGTAGTGATGCACTCGAAGTGATGAACTCGAAGAGGAGAGGCTATTCACACTCACCTAATACCGATGGCTTGCCGTGAGCGCTCTAATTTATTACCGTAGATAAGGAGGTTGAAGCTAGATGCCTACAACCACTGTAAGTGGAGGGCATAAAAGAGTACTTTGGGGGTGATTGTAAGCTATATGCCCCACTTTAAGCGCTGGAGCTTCAAACTAAGTTTCGGCACATAAACTTATTGGTAATCTGTTGCAAGTTGCTTTGATGTTTTCAACACAGagatttttaaaatctttaaacaCAAAGCCGACACATCTCAATCGTGAAATCAAGTTACTTGTGAGAGGTAGTAGAGGAAATCTCTGGAGATCAAGACCAAAGAAGCTGGAAGAGCTTTATTGGTGTCGGATTTAGGGTCTGCTGAGCTCTGTGGATAATGACGGTTCGGCAAGCAACGAGTATatgatcccacttttcaactgggaaagaaggttcaaggTGAACTTAGAAAGAGGCGCAACACTTAAACATCTATACGGATGGTTCGAAAATGTAGCACGGAGTTGGTGCGGGGATATACAGTCCAGAGTTAGCCATACGGCAGTATTTTGAGTTGCCGAACAACTGCAGTATTTTAAAAGCAGGAATATTTGCTATTGGCAAAGCAGCAGAGCTAGCCGCTAATGCATCAGCAGGCTACTCCAGAGTCAATATCTATGTAGACGACCaaacagcaatcaaggcagtaacacCTCATCGCATATTGACCAAAAGTGTCTTGAGAAGCGCGGCAGCAGTAGAGAATGTCGCCAAAAACAAGCGACTTTGAAATTACCAAGAGTGGTGTACGtggagaatggagtcatgtgtagaagttcacgcaagttaggaaagttctcttatcgccattcacttggcagtggccagaaacgattcttttacatatggctcaaacagctcacaacttccggcctttgaccaagtatcctctgggtagcctaagaacattcgttcgaaggcgagctaaagtgagaaggcgaaacatcccctacgtaaggttgtgcgctgggtttggaacccgccaagTAAAAAGCCCCGCccccaatgaaagattaccaactgcctcggatgagagatcccccttttgatgactGGTGTACGACTGTCATCCCATAACGTGACCGACATTGATAAGCCCAGGTATCGCCTTTACGGCAATCTGAACAAAAGCATGGCAAGCAAGTTTATAGTTCGATGAAATGATCTATCAGGATGCAAAACTGCAGAAGTAATGTGCAAAGCGCGGAAGATCAAAAATTCACAAAGTTCCTGTTCACTAGATACTCCACCACACTGATAGAAAAGATGGTATCAACATGATTGGAATACTCACTAATCACAGTCGGATGGCGGCAAATGCACCCACAATGCGTCTGACAGATGGAGATAACTGCAGAAATTGACATGAGCAAGACATCAAGGAAACCTAGGAAGATCTCTAGTGCATTTTTTGTGCCTCGCATTTGCAAGACAACGCTTCAAATATTTGAGGTCCCCACAGAATAAAACACTAGAAGAGGTGGCGATACGAAACGACCAAACTCTTTGAAAACACGTCAAGAGTAGACATTCTGAAGAATGTTTACTTCTCTTGAGCTCTTGAACTACGTTGGGAACCGCGAAAGGTATCCTGTTTCAACCAGTTAAAGGCTGGAAATTGAAAAAGCGGTATGCTCTGTGTTGAAGTTGTTGCAAGACTAAAGATCTTCCTATAACATCCCTCGAAGTAAGTGAACAGTTTCATGAACTTATTGGAACTGCGTTTCCCGCCGAATCACAGTATGCCAACTCGTCTCAGCCCTTTATTTCCTGTTCTACCTTTAAGACTGGGTACCCAGTGTATGTTTAGCACCAAAAGTCTTTGGACTGTTCCAAATCGAGGTTAAATAGAATAGCATGAGGTCAGAACGATGATGAAATAGTAGTAAGACTCAGCTCACATCTGGGGTCGCTAGCTCCTTGAAAGTTTTAACGGAAAAAATAAAGATCACTTTATGTTGATTGACCACACCTTGTTTAGGGGAAAGCAATAAGTTAACTGTCATCGGAGTCACTTAAAGGTAGGGCCAAGAAACGAGCTATTTCGACGGGTTCGGACTTTAGGGAAAGGGCAGATGCTTTGGTTTCATTGAGCATGCAAAGAAATGATTAGTGTCATGCGGGTCCTCTTTGCATTCAGGACATAGGTTTTATACGTCAGAGTGGATTCTGGATCAATAGGAGTGTAACCTGCTGCAATACCCtgaacgaagctgcgctagaGTCAATCTTATTTCACGCGACAACTCGCGCTCTTCTTTTGCTATGAGTGCTGTTTGGGCTCCAAGTACGGCATTCACTGGGAGAAGGTCAATGAATTTGTTAATAGGCCCACTGCAAATTGCGTCCAGTATGCGTCGGAAATTGATCACATCTGAAAATTGGTCGGTATATTGTTTTGGTTCGTCGACATTTTGAAGCAATGAGCAGAAATTACTTAGAGATGTCGAGCATGACATTCCTTTACAGGGAAGATGCGGGCCTCACTATGAAAATACTCAGTGGAAGGCATATGGAGCGCGGTTTTCTGAAAAGTCTGTATCTTCTTCATCTGGGACCTACTGCATCCAAGCAACCATGTTGGAGCGGCGTAGTTATGGTCGGTCGATCGCTTGCCTTCTATGTTACTAACAACGTCTTTTTGTCCTTGCGCAaagtgctgccggctagcgacttgaagATCTTTTTGCGGCTCAGTGCTATTTTAACTATCGCGGTTTTTGCAGACAAGACAAACTTTCGAATGGtgcacttaaaattttaaggtcACTTATCCTCACAATTTCAATATCATCGACGGAAAAGTTGAGGTTCAGTCTTTGTTTCGTCtagtttgtaaataaataaaataaagtatctAAGTTCAAGTAGTTAGGAGTTCACTTTTGATTTTTCCGGTTCTACGACGCCGGAATTGACCTGGACTTTATGCCGCCAAGGGCTGTTATTTCAAAAGTCTAACCCTGTTTGGATCGGTAAACAACAGTCTATAATCGTCTAAATAATCGCTTCGGATGTAGTCTTCATAGtcgcaaaaaacaaaacttaagaTCCCCCACCGAATTTACCACAGTGAGTgtgaaattcaattattttagaCCTAATTGAAATACTTGATTTAAAAAATCGGACCTCAGAGTCAAATTAATGTGGCGTATATTCTATAAATGGCACACAAACAGTTTGAAAAGTGCACATGCAGTCAGTCAGTAGGTCCAACAGGCACATCGCTACCAGAAATTAACATATACACGCACACTTATGCATTCTTAGATGTTTGTATGTTTGGAGTCATGCATCATTAAGCGAGAGCGAACTATTACTGTACTCACCATGAGACAATAGATTACCAGCGGCTCAAACAGTTTAATATGCTTTACACAGTCGCCGGCACGCTCCGACTTGGCAGCTTGCAAATTTAGGCCGCTCGCAAATAATTCGCCCATCAAACGATAATACTCCGTAGCCGACAAGTGCGGTTGATTGTGGTCGTTGTCACCAGCTGCAACAGCTGCAACACTCACAACGCCACTGGCATGACCGGAGTCAATGAGCGCCTGACCACGGTTGGCATAAGTCGCTTTTGCTTGTGCACCAATTACATTTGGCTCATTGTGTCTGACAGTTGACGTAGTCATTGTCGGGGTCGACAAACCAGCGCCTGCTGCGCCCTTCAGCGCGCTGGCTGAGCCATCACTTGTTGTTGCCATTGATCTCGGAACTCCTCCAGCTGCGGCGGTGGAAGCCAAAGTTGTTGCAGCAGCGGAATTTATGGCATGCAACATAGTCATTGCCTGCTGGTGATCGCCACTGGCTTGCGTGAACTTACTGCTGTTGCTTCCTCTACGGCTACTTCCCTGCTGCgcgtgttgctgttgttgtttgttgtgtgTTGGCCACTTTTGTTGTTTCTGCGGACTCCGCTGCTGCTGTAGGTGTAGTTGCAGCTGTTGTCCTTTGCTGCGCACCACAAAATACGGCCTTATGAATGTGGCATAATAGTCTCGCTGCTGGTTGCCATAATTTTggccaaataaatatttcaacagTTGCCGCAGACATGCGATGCACTCGCCGGGCGCATAATTTACGAGTTTGCTCAAATACTGGAGAAtttcttcaattaatttttagagTGGCGTTGGTTGGGAAGACTGCCGTAGcactgctgctgccgccgccgccagCTCCAGTGTTGGACGCAGTATCCGCGCCACTGCTGCCGGGGCTGTGGCCGCGCTGCCGCCCATGGCTGGGCGTATGGCCGGTGGGCGTGCCGGCgggtgttggtgttggtgtggTGTGGGCGCGCAATTCAATGCACAAGCCCAAAGTGTTGAGGCACGTCCGGAGTAGCGAAATTAATAACCTGCCGGATTCTTGATTTATCGTTATCTGGATAGGTGGCGGAAGAGAATAGAGAAATAGACGTTAGGACAGTGTTTCGAAGTATATGTGTTGGTACAAGTGGTttcaaatgtatgtgtatgtgtgtaggtgttGGTGTAGTAAAGCAAAGCCTGGCGAAATTTCCTTAAAACTAACGCGTGGCATTAAGTGCAATTAACTAagaatacaagtatattttaaGCAGCGGAAGACTCTCAGATTTTGCACAAAATTTAGTCTTAATTTAAACCTTAAGAACAAAATAGAAATTGCACCGctctattttataatattaatttgaaaataatgaagagaaAAGTATGTCATCACACCTTCTCATACATATTACCGAACAACACATCGTACTAAATCACTTTTTAACACAAAATACTACATCAACTAAGCATCATCTCTCCGTATCATTATTCCTCACATTACAGTCTACCATGTCACATAACAGCATATCTCTATATTAGATCAGCATACCACAAAACTACAGACATCTCCTTGCAAACGTAACAACTCATTCACATCAAACACCAGCTCACGCCGTTTCAGTTAATATCACATCGTCATATCATACCAATTCATGCCACACCCCAATATATAGCATCACATCATCCACCACTGAAGAGGTGGTCTATGAACTGCCTGAGCGGTGGTccatcatccgtactatttcgaggtaaaaactcaaaactgagaagaattaaacaaggGGTTCCGCAGCGTGGTATTCTCTCCCCGTTATGGTTTAACttttacatctcgaaactcccggAACCACCAGAGGGAATTTCTATCATATCAtacgctgatgattgcacgataatgacctcgggcaatggaatcgttGGCATGTGCTCAAAAGTAAACGGCTATCTCTTCGACCTTCTTCGCTTCCTGCTggggtgctttcgcagaaatcatccctgcagtcatCTGCTTGAAGTAGAACCGCCTCTTACGAACATTAAGAGGTCATTACTCAACTACGTTGACGACATCAACGCAATACTCGGACCAGACTTCGGACACAACTAACTTTCGGCAATCACTGACCGCCATATACAGTAGAGCCATTAAAACCTTCACCGAACGAACCCCCCTCAGTGaatggagtcaaaccaccatccATTGCAGACGCAGAGCTCGAGTTGCCctgagaaacgagagtgacgcTTGCCCAGCTTCATTCTGGATAATaaagcaggttaaactcctcaTTATCCAAAATCGACTCCaacatatcaaacatatgtaaatatgtccaGTAGGCAAAGAATCTCCGCATAACACTGCCCACCTCTTTGCATACCCTGCTAACACCACTCATCTGACATCATTCTCCCTTTGGTCTGAAATTGCACGTTGCTTGGGTCTACCGTTGGATGACATCAACGACAACTTATCTGAATTTGATACATCGTTAACGCCTAAGTACAATCGACAGTGATTACTTTCCTATTAAAGTCGTCCAAAACGACCGAGAAGGCAACAATTTGCACAAATATTTCTTCAGATCGATTGGATTAGCTTAAAAGGTCAAGCCAAACAAAAATACCACTTGGACAGCTGAGAACGCAGACCCATTGATACGTAAATAATCCTGAACATTGATCAAAAATACCATCAAAAGTTGACAAAGTGCTATCAACTTGCACCAAAGATGTTCAGCTGGCTTTCTGAAAAAAGACCTCTCTTCGCAGCCAACTTAATGATTACCACGGCTTTAAATGCGCTACAGTGTAACGGTAGCCTAAAACTATGCTTGACGGAGAGCTCCAAACAGAAAAAATCCCCTCGAACGTTTCTACTAAATTTCCAACCAGTCGTGAATAATCTCACTGCGCCTCTTTTCCATCGATTTCAATCAATCCACATATCCCTCTTCGGTATATAAGCAGAGAAAAAGCTCTTAGGAGTAGACTATGCGACGCTGTGATCTATGTTTTCAAGGATGCAGTCGAAGAATGAGATTTTTTTTCAGCTACACATAGAACTATTTTCAAATTAGAACAATAAATTATCGGAGGTTTAGACGTCGAGATCAAAATATGTCGAGATAGAACTTTTCAGCCCATGCACATCTGCTGTCAACTTTAGTTCGCTGTAGTAATATTATCTCATTTCGATGAActaacattttttgaaagtaataAATCTACAGTTTGCTTCCAATTTTAGAGGGCCACAAAAACTCGATCGACGCACAACTCACAAACACACTGCTCTAATAATAAAAGAGCATACATCGTTCACACTAAGAACTCCCACCCGCCGATTGTCAACTTTATACACCATTTCTAGTGTGATGACGTCGCTGCTCGGTGCATTCTCTTAGTTTTGTGCTGAAGCCCTTAAGCGTATCTGTGCTGCTATCTGGATCATGCTTGGGCAACACGTCCAAGCGTAAACCAGAAATAAACCGTCACACAAATTACATTACCACAAAAGCTTTAAAACGAAACTGCAGCCAGACAAATggaacaacaaaagcaacgcaTTAGGAAGCATAACGACGAACGGCAGGCGGCTGAGCCACTCAGCCAGTGCGTCCGTCAGTTGAAGTTAGCTATTTTGGCAGTCGTTACACCCATTGTAACTTTAAATGCTGCACAAATTACCACTTTGCAAGTATCAACTCAagcgcatatgtatgtggctaTGTCTGTACGTATGCatcgtgcatacatatgtatataggtgcaTATGTTTTACCCAGCTTCACTTAGCGCGCGTACTCTGGAGCCATGATGCTTCACTCCCCACGGCTGGCTTGCttgtttttatgatttctgCTAGTTTGCAACTTTTTAAACCACAAGTATCAGATACTAAAAATCCTCGCAACCCACGCAAAAAGCCACAAAATCTCGCACACTACACATTCGGCATTTCGTGCGGTTGCACAATAGAATTACAACAAAAGCAGTTACGCGGGTGGCTCGTGAAGTAACGCAGTGACGTAGCTGCAGCAATAGATTCCCCTTCCAAAATCTTCAGTTATCGACTAGAACCATAAGTATTTGGAGCAGAGAAAGTGTTGATAAGTCACCCAAAAGATTAACGGAAAGCGATATCATTCTTTTTctctattggcgtagacacctctcacgcggttataaccgagtttacaacagcgcgccggtcGTTCTTGCTGTACGCtgcttggcgccaattagagattccaagtgttagccaggtacttctccatctgatccttccaacggagtggaggtcttcctcttcctctgcttcagtgcagctgcagtgttttctgtccatacgtacgacatgacatAGCAAGCGCAGCCTCTATCTCTTAAATCGCTGTACAATGTCAATaatgtcgtatatctcatacagctcatctttCTATCGAATGCTATATTCGcagtggccaacgcgcaaaggactacaaatctttcgcagaaactttctctcgaaaaatcgtaacgtcgactcatcaaatgttgtcatcgtccaagcctctgcatcatatagctggatggggatgatgagtgatttgtagagtttggtttttgttcggcGAGAgcggactttgcttctcaattgcctagtccgaagtagcacctgttggcaagagttattctgcgttggatttcgaggctgacattgtttttgctgttaatgctggttccaaaatagacgaaattatctactacttcgaagttatgactg
The sequence above is drawn from the Bactrocera tryoni isolate S06 chromosome 1, CSIRO_BtryS06_freeze2, whole genome shotgun sequence genome and encodes:
- the LOC120771134 gene encoding uncharacterized protein LOC120771134, with amino-acid sequence MTMLHAINSAAATTLASTAAAGGVPRSMATTSDGSASALKGAAGAGLSTPTMTTSTVRHNEPNVIGAQAKATYANRGQALIDSGHASGVVSVAAVAAGDNDHNQPHLSATEYYRLMGELFASGLNLQAAKSERAGDCVKHIKLFEPLVIYCLMLFLKSNARVQAPILELLSQLLELNVTYSVLDSKNVIFDQILNNLDLIENGIVRNGPVIIPPMIKFLIQLTHKSDRKLITIPKIISITNNLLANNAVLDCAVLALKSLSYEIFFMPPVGGSAALNTLADYRAPFQSPVTRSPVQQRRHAAEESAAAAAAAEALLANSRELDTQKEVVLGMLEKFVDATELQHVVALLLLRERCAQQMDGGAFARSMEGGDASAVERQKSSCILESTRLQDPGVVYALICRAMCDGRLGVHNWRDFYTLESCFKNYSKYVLADSKNFLALLQLLLSEGVECFSALAHATIILANVILKTEEIYLVNHIKLYLKNHPAVEEQERQRAHKQRMQQQQQQQQRAALWLLDGPSTSSAAARAAATALSATAGDAGADAGACAASSAGISEINYFAKVLCEKLEHCFDAVAGAGAGAGAGIDNSPLRVDTAYCQLVCRFVAALHEVCCRSRHKDALQSVFRLVLAESTLLDKYCNFLTMDQWRKATNVDGHVGAGAGYDGHEASVVVDECCRTVSLGQALQLQLEVLKLLSAMKLLDPVVMLQLLKQQKQNALQQQQQQHAQQMATNKEQLKWYDNMQRTLLSEICQQNPYARDWSTQQVRSTAGLGRSICGEVAAAQATHEAAGRLDALWLNALLQHASALNKHSIRALPPLLLRLCNASRTSVAGCNLQMALLSLQLLQRLHARHNNARALQVRLERLARRLVC